In Clupea harengus chromosome 25, Ch_v2.0.2, whole genome shotgun sequence, one genomic interval encodes:
- the atpsckmt gene encoding protein FAM173B-like — protein sequence MSKYDAQTSTPGDTIDVAVTGNGLGKRLGIIATCVVGGSLVALYAVTGPFVAPALRKICLPFVPATSVQVENVFKVLQQRTGSLVDIGSGDGRIVIAAAKKGFRAVGFELNPWLVWYSRYRAWREGVHHSTSFYISDLWKVSFAQYSNVVIFGVPQMMEKLEDKLGRELQSSARVVACRFPFPSWVPDDTAGEGIDTVWVYDAKTVQSLVQINQATEK from the exons ATGTCTAAGTACGACGCTCAAACGAGTACGCCGGGAGACACAATTGACGTTGCTGTGACAGGCAATGGCCTAGGAAAGCGTTTAGGCATAATCGCTACATGCGTAGTTGGAGGGTCGCTGGTTGCCCTCTATGCAGTGACAGGACCATTTGTTGCTCCTGCCCTAAGAAAAATATGTCTCCCATTTGTTCCGGCAACTTCGGTGCAGGTTGAGAATGTCTTTAAAGTGCTTCAGCAAAGAACAGGGTCACTCGTGGACATTGGAAGTGGAGATGGAAGAATA GTGATAGCAGCTGCCAAGAAGGGCTTTAGAGCTGTAGGTTTTGAGCTCAATCCATGGCTGGTTTGGTATTCGCGTTACAGAGCTTGGAGAGAAGGGGTTCATCATTCTACTTCATTCTATATATCAGATCTATGGAAG GTTAGTTTTGCACAGTATTCCAATGTTGTGATTTTTGGAGTCCCACAGATG ATGGAGAAACTTGAGGACAAGCTGGGGAGAGAGCTACAAAGCTCAGCAAGGGTGGTTGCCTGTCGCTTCCCCTTTCCCTCTTGGGTTCCTGATGACACAGCCGGCGAGGGGATAGAtactgtgtgggtgtatgatgCTAAGACAGTTCAGTCTCTTGTACAGATAAACCAGGCAACTGAAAAGTGA